One window of Enterobacter sp. RHBSTW-00175 genomic DNA carries:
- the nifK gene encoding nitrogenase molybdenum-iron protein subunit beta, with translation MSQSVEKIQNCHPLFEQDAYQMLFKDKRQLEEAHDPARVQEVFQWTTTAEYEALNFQREALTIDPAKACQPLGAVLCALGFANTLPYVHGSQGCVAYFRTYFNRHFKEPIACVSDSMTEDAAVFGGNNNLNTGLQNASALYKPEIIAVSTTCMAEVIGDDLQAFIANAKKDGFIDAAIPVPYAHTPSFIGSHITGWDNMFEGFARTFTADYSGQPGKLPRINLVSGFETYLGNFRVLRRMMEQMEVPCSLLSDPSEVLDTPADGHYQMYAGGTTQQEIREAPDAIDTLLLQPWQLAKTKKVVQESWNQPATEVQIPMGLAGTDELLMAVSQLTGKAIPDSLALERGRLVDMILDSHTWLHGKKFGLFGDPDFVMGLTRFLLELGCEPTVILCHNGNKRWQKAMKKMLEASPYGKESEVFINCDLWHFRSLMFTRQPDFMIGNSYAKFIQRDTLAKGEQFEVPLIRLGFPLFDRHHLHRQTTWGYEGAMSILTTLVNAVLEKVDRETIKLGKTDYSFDLIR, from the coding sequence ATGAGCCAAAGTGTTGAGAAAATTCAAAACTGTCATCCGCTGTTTGAACAGGATGCGTACCAGATGCTGTTTAAAGATAAACGGCAACTGGAAGAGGCCCACGATCCGGCGCGCGTGCAGGAGGTCTTTCAATGGACCACCACGGCAGAGTATGAAGCGCTTAACTTTCAACGCGAAGCGCTGACTATCGATCCGGCAAAAGCCTGCCAGCCTCTGGGCGCGGTACTTTGCGCGCTGGGCTTTGCCAATACCCTGCCGTATGTTCACGGCTCCCAGGGGTGCGTGGCCTATTTCCGCACCTATTTTAACCGTCACTTTAAAGAGCCGATTGCCTGTGTTTCCGACTCGATGACGGAAGATGCGGCAGTATTCGGCGGCAACAACAACCTGAACACCGGGTTGCAGAACGCCAGCGCCCTCTACAAGCCGGAAATCATTGCCGTCTCCACCACCTGTATGGCGGAGGTCATCGGCGACGACCTGCAGGCGTTTATTGCTAACGCCAAAAAAGACGGCTTTATCGACGCGGCGATCCCGGTGCCTTACGCGCATACGCCGAGCTTTATCGGCAGCCATATCACCGGCTGGGACAATATGTTTGAGGGCTTCGCCCGTACCTTTACCGCCGATTACAGCGGGCAGCCGGGCAAGCTACCGCGTATCAATCTGGTTAGCGGATTTGAAACCTATCTCGGCAATTTCCGCGTGCTGAGACGCATGATGGAGCAAATGGAAGTGCCGTGCAGTCTGCTTTCCGATCCCTCCGAAGTACTGGATACTCCGGCTGACGGGCATTACCAGATGTATGCCGGCGGTACGACCCAGCAGGAGATACGCGAAGCGCCTGACGCTATCGACACCCTGCTACTGCAACCCTGGCAGCTGGCGAAAACTAAAAAAGTGGTGCAGGAAAGCTGGAACCAGCCCGCCACCGAGGTGCAAATCCCGATGGGGCTGGCCGGAACCGACGAACTGCTGATGGCAGTAAGCCAGTTAACCGGCAAAGCCATTCCGGATAGCTTAGCGCTGGAACGCGGCCGGCTGGTGGACATGATACTCGACTCCCACACCTGGCTGCACGGCAAGAAATTCGGCCTGTTCGGCGACCCGGATTTTGTCATGGGGCTGACCCGCTTCCTGCTGGAACTGGGCTGCGAACCGACGGTGATTCTGTGCCATAACGGCAACAAACGCTGGCAGAAAGCGATGAAGAAAATGCTTGAAGCCTCGCCGTACGGTAAAGAGAGCGAAGTCTTTATCAACTGTGATCTGTGGCATTTCCGCTCGCTGATGTTTACCCGTCAGCCGGACTTTATGATCGGCAACTCCTACGCCAAGTTTATCCAGCGCGATACGCTGGCGAAGGGTGAGCAGTTTGAAGTGCCGCTGATCCGCCTCGGGTTCCCGCTGTTCGATCGCCACCATCTGCACCGCCAGACCACCTGGGGTTACGAAGGGGCCATGAGTATCCTCACCACGCTGGTTAATGCGGTGCTGGAGAAAGTCGACAGAGAGACCATCAAGCTCGGCAAAACCGACTACAGCTTCGATCTTATCCGTTAA
- the nifD gene encoding nitrogenase molybdenum-iron protein alpha chain: MSNATGERNLEIIQEVLEIFPEKTRKERRKHMMVSDPELESVGKCIISNRKSQPGVMTVRGCSYAGSKGVVFGPIKDMAHISHGPIGCGQYSRAGRRNYYTGVSGVDSFGTLNFTSDFQERDIVFGGDKKLAKLIEEMETLFPLTKGISIQSECPVGLIGDDIEAVANASRKAINKPVIPVRCEGFRGVSQSLGHHIANDVIRDWVLDNREGKPFEAGPYDVAIIGDYNIGGDAWASRILLEEMGLRVVAQWSGDGTLVEMENTPFVKLNLVHCYRSMNYISRHMEEKHGIPWMEYNFFGPTKVAESLRKIADMFDDTIRANAEAVIAKYQAQNDAIIAKYRPRLEGRKVLLYMGGLRPRHVIGAYEDLGMEIIAAGYEFAHNDDYDRTLPDLKEGTLLFDDASSYELEAFVKALKPDLIGSGIKEKYIFQKMGVPFRQMHSWDYSGPYHGYDGFAIFARDMDMTLNNPAWGQLTAPWLKSA; the protein is encoded by the coding sequence ATGAGCAATGCAACAGGCGAACGTAATCTGGAGATCATCCAGGAAGTGCTGGAGATCTTTCCGGAAAAAACGCGCAAAGAACGCAGAAAGCACATGATGGTGAGCGACCCGGAGTTGGAAAGCGTCGGGAAATGCATCATCTCCAACCGTAAGTCGCAGCCCGGCGTGATGACCGTGCGCGGTTGCTCTTACGCCGGTTCTAAAGGGGTGGTATTCGGGCCGATCAAAGATATGGCCCATATCTCCCACGGCCCGATCGGCTGCGGTCAGTACTCCCGCGCCGGGCGGCGTAACTACTACACCGGCGTCAGCGGTGTTGATAGCTTCGGTACGCTCAACTTCACCTCCGATTTTCAGGAGCGCGATATCGTGTTTGGCGGCGATAAAAAGCTGGCCAAACTGATTGAAGAGATGGAGACGCTGTTCCCGCTGACCAAAGGGATCTCCATTCAGTCTGAATGCCCGGTCGGCCTGATTGGCGATGACATTGAAGCCGTTGCCAACGCCAGCCGCAAAGCCATCAATAAACCGGTTATTCCGGTGCGCTGCGAAGGTTTTCGCGGCGTTTCCCAGTCACTCGGTCACCACATTGCCAATGACGTGATCCGCGACTGGGTACTGGATAACCGTGAAGGCAAGCCGTTTGAAGCCGGTCCTTATGACGTGGCGATCATCGGTGATTACAACATCGGCGGTGATGCCTGGGCTTCGCGCATTTTGCTCGAAGAGATGGGCCTGCGCGTGGTGGCGCAGTGGTCCGGCGACGGCACGCTGGTTGAGATGGAGAACACGCCGTTCGTCAAACTCAACCTTGTGCACTGCTACCGCTCGATGAACTACATCTCCCGCCATATGGAGGAGAAACACGGTATTCCGTGGATGGAGTACAACTTCTTCGGCCCGACCAAAGTCGCCGAGTCGTTGCGCAAAATCGCCGACATGTTTGATGACACCATTCGCGCCAACGCTGAAGCGGTGATCGCCAAATATCAGGCGCAGAACGACGCCATCATCGCCAAATACCGTCCGCGTCTGGAAGGCCGCAAAGTGCTGCTGTATATGGGCGGTTTACGTCCTCGCCATGTGATTGGCGCTTATGAAGATCTGGGGATGGAAATTATCGCTGCGGGTTATGAATTCGCCCATAACGATGACTACGACCGTACCCTGCCGGATCTGAAAGAAGGCACCTTGCTGTTCGACGATGCCAGCAGTTATGAACTGGAAGCCTTTGTCAAAGCGCTGAAGCCGGATCTGATCGGCTCCGGTATTAAAGAGAAGTACATCTTCCAGAAAATGGGCGTGCCGTTTCGCCAGATGCACTCCTGGGATTACTCCGGCCCCTATCACGGTTATGACGGCTTTGCCATCTTCGCCCGCGATATGGATATGACGCTCAACAACCCCGCGTGGGGCCAGTTGACTGCGCCGTGGCTGAAATCCGCCTGA
- the nifE gene encoding nitrogenase iron-molybdenum cofactor biosynthesis protein NifE, protein MKGNEILALLDEPACEHNHKQKSGCSAPKPGATAGGCAFDGAQITLLPLSDVAHLVHGPIGCTGSSWDNRGSFSSGPTINRLGFTTDLSEQDVIMGRGERRLFHAVRHIVNRYHPAAVFIYNTCVPAMEGDDIEAVCQAAETATGVPVIAVDVAGFYGSKNLGNRLAGEVMVKKVIGGREPAPWPEDTPFAPAHRHDIGLIGEFNIAGEFWHIQPLLDELGIRVLGSLSGDGRFSEIQTLHRAQVNMLVCSRALINVARSLEQRYGTPWFEGSFYGVRATSDALRQLAALTADRDLMQRTEQLIAREEQRTEQALAPLRERLRGRKALLYTGGVKSWSVVSALQDLGMEVVATGTRKSTEEDKQRIRELMGADALMLDEGNARSLLDVVYRYQADIMIAGGRNMYTAYKARLPFLDINQEREHAFAGYRGIVTLAEQLCLTMESPVWPQTHSRAPWQ, encoded by the coding sequence ATGAAGGGGAACGAGATCCTGGCTTTGCTCGATGAACCTGCCTGCGAGCACAACCACAAACAGAAATCCGGCTGCAGCGCGCCGAAACCCGGCGCGACGGCGGGTGGCTGCGCCTTTGACGGTGCGCAGATCACCCTGCTGCCACTCTCCGATGTTGCCCACCTGGTGCACGGCCCCATTGGTTGTACCGGTAGTTCATGGGATAACCGTGGCAGCTTCAGCTCCGGCCCGACGATCAACCGGCTGGGTTTTACCACCGATCTGAGCGAACAGGATGTGATCATGGGGCGTGGCGAGCGCCGCCTGTTCCATGCCGTGCGCCACATCGTCAACCGCTACCACCCGGCCGCCGTTTTTATCTATAACACCTGCGTACCCGCAATGGAGGGCGACGATATCGAAGCCGTCTGCCAGGCGGCAGAAACCGCTACCGGCGTACCGGTGATTGCCGTTGATGTCGCCGGCTTTTACGGCAGCAAAAATCTCGGCAACCGGCTGGCCGGTGAAGTGATGGTGAAAAAGGTAATTGGCGGGCGTGAACCCGCACCGTGGCCCGAAGATACCCCTTTTGCCCCGGCGCACCGCCACGATATCGGGCTGATTGGCGAATTCAATATTGCCGGGGAGTTCTGGCACATTCAGCCGCTGCTCGATGAGCTGGGTATTCGCGTGCTCGGTAGCCTTTCCGGCGACGGGCGTTTCAGTGAGATCCAGACGCTGCACCGGGCGCAGGTCAATATGCTGGTCTGCTCCAGGGCGCTGATCAATGTCGCCCGCTCGCTGGAGCAGCGCTACGGCACGCCGTGGTTTGAAGGCAGTTTTTATGGTGTTCGCGCCACTTCCGACGCTCTGCGTCAACTGGCGGCACTGACCGCAGACCGCGATCTGATGCAGCGCACTGAACAACTCATTGCCCGCGAAGAACAACGAACAGAGCAGGCTCTGGCCCCGCTGCGCGAGCGCCTGCGCGGGCGCAAAGCGCTGCTCTATACCGGCGGCGTGAAATCCTGGTCGGTGGTCTCGGCTCTTCAGGATCTGGGCATGGAAGTGGTGGCGACCGGCACACGCAAATCCACCGAAGAGGATAAACAACGCATCCGCGAACTGATGGGCGCCGATGCGCTGATGCTTGATGAAGGCAACGCCCGCTCGCTTCTGGACGTGGTTTACCGCTACCAGGCGGACATAATGATCGCCGGGGGACGCAATATGTATACCGCCTACAAAGCGCGGCTGCCGTTCCTCGATATCAATCAGGAGCGCGAGCACGCCTTTGCCGGCTACCGCGGCATTGTCACGCTGGCTGAACAACTCTGCCTGACCATGGAAAGCCCGGTCTGGCCACAAA
- a CDS encoding NifB/NifX family molybdenum-iron cluster-binding protein, whose product MSENDTLFWRMLALFQALPELQPAQIMAWLTGDCDEPLTPELLASLDQHHLEQRFPHEEALMSAGRWARVNACLKGDLPAHLRVIDYAARRPQLIVAFCSQDGLAINGHFGQGRLFFIYAFDDQGGWLYDLRRYAASPQDKEPNESRAQLLGDCHLLFCEAIGGPAAARLIRHNIHPMKVTPGQTITSQCDAIKTLLNGQLPPWLAKRLERANPLEERVF is encoded by the coding sequence ATGTCCGAAAACGATACCCTTTTCTGGCGGATGCTGGCGCTGTTCCAGGCGCTGCCGGAACTGCAACCCGCGCAAATCATGGCGTGGCTGACCGGTGACTGTGATGAACCGCTGACGCCGGAACTGTTGGCCTCGCTGGATCAACACCATCTGGAGCAGCGTTTTCCTCATGAGGAAGCATTAATGTCCGCCGGGCGCTGGGCACGGGTAAACGCGTGCCTGAAAGGCGATCTGCCTGCCCACTTGCGCGTTATCGACTACGCGGCACGTCGCCCGCAGTTGATTGTCGCCTTCTGCTCGCAGGATGGACTGGCAATCAACGGTCATTTCGGCCAGGGGCGGCTGTTTTTTATTTATGCCTTTGATGACCAGGGCGGCTGGCTGTATGACTTACGTCGTTACGCCGCCAGCCCGCAGGACAAAGAGCCCAATGAGAGCCGCGCGCAATTGCTCGGCGATTGCCATCTGCTGTTTTGCGAAGCGATTGGCGGCCCCGCCGCTGCCCGCCTGATCCGCCACAATATCCATCCGATGAAAGTCACCCCCGGGCAGACCATTACCTCGCAGTGCGACGCCATCAAAACGCTACTCAATGGGCAACTGCCGCCGTGGCTGGCAAAACGCCTTGAGCGCGCCAACCCGCTGGAAGAACGGGTGTTCTGA
- the nifH gene encoding nitrogenase iron protein, producing MTMRQCAIYGKGGIGKSTTTQNLVAALAEMGKKVMIVGCDPKADSTRLILHAKAQNTIMEMAAEVGSVEDLELEDVLQIGYGDVRCAESGGPEPGVGCAGRGVITAINFLEEEGAYVPDLDFVFYDVLGDVVCGGFAMPIRENKAQEIYIVCSGEMMAMYAANNISKGIVKYAKSGKVRLGGLICNSRQTDREDELIMALAEKLGTQMIHFVPRDNIVQRAEIRRMTVIEYDPNCNQANEYRSLANKIVNNTKMVVPTPITMDELEELLMEFGIMDVEDTSIIGKTAAEESAV from the coding sequence ATGACCATGCGTCAATGCGCCATTTACGGCAAAGGTGGTATCGGTAAATCCACCACCACGCAAAACCTGGTCGCCGCGCTGGCGGAGATGGGCAAGAAAGTAATGATCGTCGGCTGCGACCCGAAAGCAGACTCCACCCGTTTGATCCTGCATGCGAAAGCGCAGAACACCATTATGGAGATGGCGGCTGAAGTCGGCTCCGTGGAAGATCTGGAACTGGAAGATGTGCTGCAAATCGGTTACGGCGACGTGCGCTGCGCAGAATCCGGCGGCCCGGAACCAGGCGTAGGCTGTGCCGGTCGCGGGGTAATTACCGCCATCAACTTCCTTGAAGAAGAAGGCGCCTATGTTCCCGACCTCGATTTCGTCTTTTACGACGTGCTGGGCGACGTGGTGTGCGGAGGGTTCGCCATGCCAATTCGCGAAAACAAAGCGCAGGAGATCTACATCGTCTGCTCCGGCGAAATGATGGCGATGTACGCCGCCAACAACATCTCTAAAGGCATCGTGAAATACGCCAAATCCGGCAAAGTACGCCTTGGCGGGCTGATCTGTAACTCCCGTCAGACAGACCGTGAAGATGAACTGATCATGGCGCTGGCGGAAAAACTCGGCACCCAGATGATCCACTTCGTTCCGCGCGACAACATTGTACAGCGCGCAGAAATCCGCCGTATGACGGTGATTGAGTACGATCCGAACTGCAACCAGGCCAACGAATACCGCTCGCTGGCGAACAAGATCGTCAACAACACCAAAATGGTGGTACCAACGCCCATCACCATGGACGAACTGGAAGAGCTGTTGATGGAATTCGGCATTATGGATGTGGAAGATACCAGCATTATCGGTAAAACCGCCGCAGAAGAAAGCGCGGTTTGA
- the nifJ gene encoding pyruvate:ferredoxin (flavodoxin) oxidoreductase, producing MSGKMKTMDGNAAAAWISYAFTDVAAIYPITPSTPMAENVDQWAADGKKNLFGQPVRLMEMQSEAGAAGAVHGALQAGALTTTYTASQGLLLMIPNLYKIAGELLPGVFHVSARALATNSLNIFGDHQDVMAVRQSGCAMLAESNVQQVMDLSAVAHLSAIKGRVPFINFFDGFRTSHEIQKIEVLEYDDLAPLLDTDALNRFRRNALNPDHPVIRGTAQNPDIYFQEREAANRYYDALPEIVENYMADIYRLTGREYHLFDYYGADDAEQIIVAMGSVCDTISEVVDALIDSGEKVGLVTVHLFRPFSLSHFFAKIPKSVKRIAVLDRTKEPGSQAEPLCLDVKNAFYHQHDAPLIVGGRYALGGKDVLPGHIVSVFENLKKPLPKDGFTVGIFDDVTHTSLPVPSHEVHVSREGITACKFWGLGSDGTVSANKSAIKIIGDKTPMYAQAYFAYDSKKSGGITVSHLRFGERPITSPYLIHRADFIACSQQSYVDKYDLLEGLNSGGTFLLNCTWFGEELEARLPNSMKRYIARQGIRFYTLNAVEIARKLGLGGRFNMLMQSAFFKLAGIIEPQAASDYLKQAVEKSYGSKGQKVVDMNNAAIDLGMEAIQEVMVPERWATLEDDAVEDTRMMPDFIRDILQPMNRQNGDKLPVSAFVGMEDGTFPTGTAAWEKRGIALQVPVWNPEGCTQCNQCAFICPHAAVRPALLNQEERDVAPVALLSKAAQGAKDYDYHLAISPLDCSGCGNCVDICPAKGKALTMQPLESQLAMQPVWDYALALSPKSNPFNKTTVKGSQFETPLLEFSGACAGCGETPYARLVTQLFGDRMMIANATGCSSIWGASAPSIPWTTNHKGQGPAWANSLFEDNAEFGLGMMLGGRAVREQLASDAMDALAAPHSEALQQAVQQWLESKDRGEGTRERGEQLSALLAQEKGDDPLLNRMYQNRDYFAKRSQWIFGGDGWAYDIGFGGLDHVLASGEDVNILVFDTEVYSNTGGQSSKSTPVAAIAKFAAEGKRTRKKDLGMMAVSYGNVYVAQVAMGADKAQTLRAIAEAEAWPGPSLVIAYAACINHGLKAGMGCSMREAKRAVDSGYWHLWRYNPQLIAKGKNPFILDSDEPEESFRDFLMGEVRYAALGRTAPELADQLFEQTEQDAKQRLAQYQRMAGE from the coding sequence ATGTCCGGAAAGATGAAAACAATGGATGGCAACGCGGCAGCGGCATGGATTTCGTATGCCTTTACTGATGTTGCCGCGATTTACCCCATTACCCCCTCAACGCCGATGGCGGAAAACGTCGATCAGTGGGCGGCTGACGGCAAGAAAAACCTGTTTGGCCAGCCGGTGCGTTTAATGGAGATGCAGTCAGAAGCGGGCGCGGCCGGTGCCGTACACGGCGCGTTGCAGGCCGGGGCGCTGACCACCACTTATACCGCTTCGCAGGGGTTGTTGTTAATGATCCCCAATCTGTACAAAATCGCCGGTGAACTGCTGCCCGGTGTGTTTCACGTCAGCGCCCGCGCGCTGGCAACCAACTCGCTGAACATTTTCGGCGATCATCAGGATGTGATGGCGGTTCGCCAGAGCGGCTGCGCGATGCTGGCGGAGAGCAACGTTCAGCAGGTGATGGATCTCTCGGCGGTAGCACACCTCTCCGCCATTAAAGGCCGCGTACCTTTTATTAACTTCTTTGATGGCTTTCGTACTTCTCACGAGATCCAGAAAATTGAAGTACTGGAGTATGACGATCTGGCGCCGTTGCTTGATACCGACGCGCTGAACCGCTTTCGCCGTAACGCCCTGAACCCGGATCATCCGGTGATTCGCGGCACCGCGCAAAACCCCGATATCTATTTTCAGGAGCGGGAAGCTGCCAACCGCTACTACGATGCGCTGCCGGAAATCGTCGAAAATTATATGGCGGACATCTATCGCCTGACCGGTCGCGAATACCACCTGTTTGATTACTACGGCGCAGACGATGCTGAACAGATCATTGTGGCGATGGGGTCTGTATGCGACACCATTTCCGAAGTGGTGGATGCGCTAATCGACAGTGGTGAAAAAGTTGGCCTGGTGACGGTGCATCTGTTCCGGCCTTTTTCGCTGTCGCACTTCTTCGCCAAAATCCCGAAAAGCGTTAAACGTATTGCGGTGCTCGATCGCACCAAAGAGCCGGGCTCGCAGGCAGAACCGCTGTGCCTGGATGTGAAAAATGCGTTTTATCACCAGCATGACGCGCCGCTGATTGTCGGTGGGCGCTATGCGCTGGGCGGTAAAGATGTGCTGCCGGGGCATATTGTCTCGGTGTTTGAGAACCTGAAAAAACCGCTTCCGAAAGATGGTTTTACGGTGGGGATTTTCGACGATGTCACGCACACCTCGCTGCCGGTGCCTTCTCATGAGGTTCACGTTTCCCGCGAGGGGATCACCGCCTGTAAATTCTGGGGGCTGGGTTCAGATGGTACGGTCAGCGCTAACAAGAGCGCCATCAAGATCATCGGTGATAAAACGCCGATGTATGCGCAGGCCTACTTTGCCTACGATTCGAAAAAATCCGGCGGCATTACCGTTTCGCACCTGCGTTTTGGTGAACGGCCGATTACCTCGCCATACCTGATCCACCGCGCGGATTTTATCGCATGCTCGCAGCAATCCTACGTCGACAAGTACGATCTGCTGGAGGGGTTGAACTCTGGTGGCACATTCCTGCTGAACTGCACCTGGTTTGGTGAAGAGCTGGAAGCGCGGCTGCCAAACAGTATGAAGCGTTATATCGCCCGCCAGGGGATCCGTTTTTACACCCTCAATGCGGTGGAAATTGCCCGTAAGCTGGGGCTGGGCGGGCGCTTTAACATGCTGATGCAGTCGGCATTCTTCAAACTGGCGGGGATTATTGAACCGCAAGCGGCATCCGATTACCTGAAGCAGGCAGTCGAGAAATCCTACGGCAGTAAAGGGCAAAAAGTGGTGGATATGAACAATGCCGCCATTGATTTGGGGATGGAAGCCATCCAGGAAGTGATGGTGCCGGAACGCTGGGCGACGCTGGAAGATGACGCGGTGGAAGATACGCGGATGATGCCGGATTTTATCCGCGACATTCTGCAACCGATGAACCGGCAGAACGGCGACAAACTGCCAGTCAGCGCCTTTGTCGGTATGGAGGACGGGACATTCCCGACGGGAACCGCGGCGTGGGAGAAACGCGGCATTGCTTTGCAGGTGCCGGTGTGGAACCCCGAAGGCTGTACCCAGTGCAATCAGTGCGCCTTTATCTGCCCGCATGCTGCCGTTCGTCCGGCACTGCTGAATCAGGAAGAGCGCGATGTGGCGCCGGTAGCGTTGTTGAGTAAAGCGGCGCAGGGGGCGAAGGATTACGACTATCATCTGGCCATTTCGCCGCTCGATTGTTCCGGCTGCGGCAACTGTGTCGATATCTGCCCGGCGAAGGGGAAAGCCCTTACGATGCAGCCGCTGGAGAGTCAGTTAGCGATGCAACCGGTGTGGGACTATGCGCTGGCGCTGTCGCCAAAAAGCAATCCGTTCAACAAAACCACGGTTAAAGGCAGCCAGTTTGAAACCCCACTGCTGGAGTTTTCAGGTGCCTGTGCGGGCTGCGGTGAAACCCCGTATGCGCGGCTGGTGACGCAGTTGTTCGGCGATCGCATGATGATCGCGAATGCCACGGGTTGTTCGTCTATCTGGGGGGCCAGCGCGCCGTCAATTCCGTGGACCACCAACCATAAAGGGCAAGGCCCGGCATGGGCTAACTCGTTGTTTGAAGATAACGCCGAGTTTGGTCTGGGGATGATGCTTGGCGGGCGCGCGGTACGTGAACAGCTCGCCAGTGATGCGATGGATGCACTGGCTGCGCCGCATAGCGAGGCGTTACAGCAGGCGGTGCAGCAATGGCTGGAAAGCAAAGATCGAGGTGAAGGCACGCGCGAGCGCGGCGAGCAACTGAGCGCGTTGCTGGCGCAGGAGAAGGGCGATGATCCGCTGCTGAACCGCATGTACCAGAACCGCGACTATTTCGCTAAACGTTCGCAGTGGATTTTTGGCGGCGACGGTTGGGCGTATGACATCGGTTTTGGCGGCCTCGATCATGTGCTGGCTTCCGGCGAGGATGTGAATATCCTGGTGTTTGATACTGAGGTGTACTCTAACACTGGCGGTCAGTCGTCGAAATCGACGCCGGTTGCGGCGATTGCCAAGTTTGCCGCCGAAGGCAAACGGACGCGCAAGAAGGATCTCGGCATGATGGCGGTGAGCTACGGCAATGTGTATGTCGCGCAGGTGGCAATGGGCGCGGATAAAGCCCAGACGCTGCGGGCGATTGCTGAAGCGGAAGCGTGGCCTGGCCCGTCGCTGGTGATCGCTTATGCGGCCTGTATCAACCACGGCCTGAAAGCCGGGATGGGATGCAGTATGCGCGAAGCAAAACGCGCGGTGGACTCGGGCTACTGGCATCTGTGGCGCTATAACCCGCAGCTGATCGCGAAGGGTAAGAATCCGTTTATTCTCGACTCCGACGAACCAGAGGAGAGCTTCCGCGACTTCCTGATGGGTGAAGTGCGCTACGCAGCGCTGGGCCGCACTGCACCGGAACTGGCGGATCAACTCTTCGAGCAAACCGAGCAGGACGCGAAACAGCGTTTAGCGCAGTATCAGCGAATGGCAGGGGAGTAA
- the nifT gene encoding putative nitrogen fixation protein NifT: protein MPVVIIRQRGADLYCYIAKQDLEAKILVVEHDTPERWGGTISLEGGRRYYVNVQPGRPSFPISLRATRDALV, encoded by the coding sequence ATGCCGGTCGTTATTATTCGCCAGCGCGGCGCGGATCTCTACTGCTATATCGCTAAACAGGATCTGGAAGCGAAAATCCTGGTCGTTGAGCACGACACCCCGGAACGCTGGGGCGGTACGATTTCTCTTGAGGGCGGTCGCCGCTATTACGTCAATGTGCAACCGGGACGGCCCTCATTTCCCATTAGCCTGCGCGCCACCCGCGACGCCCTGGTGTAA